Proteins encoded in a region of the Mercenaria mercenaria strain notata chromosome 1, MADL_Memer_1, whole genome shotgun sequence genome:
- the LOC123535951 gene encoding uncharacterized protein LOC123535951: protein MADKYYRLVSFLINICPEPLRELFLQNAKSNTLPGVPYTSLDAYLASRKPDILSLKSRRKLRDDQYDLLYPNSGPADESQWDITLLAVLILELFRSYIPNHVQFFIRDIRNVRNSLQHVSKTSNITDSMFQKNWDRLEIATLTLAKVVNGTNYENVMKEKIATAKVSNMPDLGNTLCLWFMEINTQNMTEMAEMKVKIKEISEDTKESKAKASESANILQNACMAKPGPTGKPNKRMKMVDRKLKNMQDQFERTMNAEIPDDFSAPKETDKIKEKLLHNHLVIVAGQNNSLYAAAALTAVKYMVYNEKRCVEMQSSSDWSHVDSEDVEFVLCRDPFGRDEYDEEKAKGMASIFSSIQQTVKEDRDDKKLAVLMTSDIGVLNECKERHYHDILEEVVTVYHTTSATQPADLTVARCSNNILPSTSTISQNLADQTHLFLDHHKRQVRPDILKAAKDEFKVHKSVVLVGPPRCGIMSLAVALAASYHPSQVLLLTYPEQVQHVDQNRTHLVIIEDFAGKYGFDIIQICNWYKTFDILHVMKSAGKLNIILTCDKQKFKKCIEKIAAHPLLEHTVELHRENVQVKLEISNKTWMAALENSNEKAARYLLQLGVLP from the exons ATGGCTGACAAATACTACCGCCTTGTTAGTTTCCTGATAAACATATGCCCAGAACCTCTCAGAGAACTGTTTTTACAAAATGCCAAGTCCAATACACTACCTGGTGTACCATACACATCACTGGATGCTTACCTTGCATCTAGAAAACCAGACATATTATCATTGAAGAGCAGACGTAAACTGAGAGATGACCAGTATGATCTTCTATATCCCAATTCTGGACCAGCAGATGAGTCGCAGTGGGACATTACCTTGTTAGCTgttttaattcttgaactattTCGATCATACATTCCGAACCATGTCCAGTTTTTCATCAGAGATATTCGAAATGTGAGAAACAGTCTACAACATGTATCAAAAACTTCAAACATTACTGACTCAATGTTTCAGAAGAACTGGGATCGCTTGGAAATAGCAACTTTAACTTTGGCTAAAGTTGTAAATGGAACTAATTATGAGAATGTTATGAAAGAGAAGATTGCTACAGCCAAGGTCTCAAACATGCCAGACCTTGGTAACACTCTGTGCTTATGGTTTATGGAAATCAATACACAAAATATGACTGAAATGGCAGAAATGAAagtgaaaattaaagaaatatcagAAGACACTAAAGAATCCAAAGCAAAGGCCAGCGAAAGTGCAAACATTCTACAAAATGCTTGCATGGCTAAACCAGGACCAACAG ggaaaccaaataaaagaatgaaaatggttgatagaaaattgaaaaatatgcaag ATCAGTTTGAAAGAACAATGAATGCAGAAATTCCAGACGACTTCAGTGCTCCAAAAGAGACtgacaaaattaaagaaaagttaCTACACAATCACCTGGTGATTGTAGCTGGTCAGAACAACAGTCTGTATGCAGCAGCTGCCCTCACAGCCGTCAAATACATGGTTTATAATGAGAAACGTTGTGTGGAAATGCAGAGTTCTTCCGACTGGAGTCATGTAGACTCAGAAGATGTTGAATTTGTTCTTTGCCGTGATCCATTTGGCAGAGATGAGTATGATGAGGAGAAAGCTAAAGGTATGGCAAGCATATTCAGTAGTATTCAACAGACAGTGAAAGAGGACAGAGATGACAAGAAGCTTGCTGTTCTAATGACATCAGATATTGGAGTGTTGAATGAATGTAAAGAGAGACATTATCATGACATTCTGGAGGAAGTGGTCACAGTTTATCACACTACAAGTGCAACTCAACCAGCTGATCTTACTGTAG CCAGATGTAGCAATaacattttaccttcaacatcgACAATTTCACAGAATCTTGCTG ACCAAACACACCTTTTCCTGGATCATCACAAAAGGCAAGTACGTCCAGATATTTTGAAGGCAGCAAAAGACGAGTTCAAGGTTCATAAATCAGTGGTGTTGGTAGGACCACCAAGATGTGGTATAATGTCACTTGCAGTAGCTCTTGCAGCATCCTACCATCCGTCACAAGTTCTTCTTCTGACATACCCTGAACAGGTTCAACATGTTGACCAGAACAGAACACATCTAGTTATCATTGAGGATTTTGCTGGGAAATATGGATTCGACATAATACAGATTTGTAACTGGTACAAAACATTTGACATTCTTCATGTCATGAAATCTGCTGGCAAACTCAACATCATTCtaacatgtgacaaacaaaagtTTAAGAAGTGCATTGAAAAAATTGCCGCTCATCCATTGCTGGAACATACAGTGGAGCTTCATCGTGAAAACGTTCAAGTGAAACTAGAAATAAGTAACA AAACCTGGATGGCAGCGCTAGAAAACTCAAACGAAAAAGCAGCACGGTATCTACTACAACTCGGTGTATTACCATAA